One Bacillus alveayuensis genomic window, GTTGTCCGGTAATTTGTGCCGTTGTACAGGATATCAAGGAATTATTAAATCGGTAAAAGCAGCTGCAGAAAAATTAAAACAATCGGAATTGGCTGGTTAAATAAATAATCAGGGGCTGCCTCATGAGTTCCTAAAATGAAGGGTTTGGGAGAAATACTACTGTGAAGGACAAAAATAATGGAATAAAATTTGTAAATGTCTTTCATAGAGGCAATGAAGTCCAACAAAAAGCAATTGTATGTGCTGAATGTCCGTCATAAAACTTTTGAAGAACCGAATTCAGAAAGAGAGCATAAGAAAAGTCCTTCATAAGTCTTCTGAAGGATATAAACAAGATAGGAAAATGGTCTGTAAGGTAAGATCCTAAAATGGAGGGGCTCCAAAAAGTCAGTTAACCCTGACTTTTTGGACAGCCTCGTAGTTTTTCAAACTACTAGGAAAATCGCTTCTGCTTTAGATGAGATTGTAACTCATTCTTAAAGACTATCTATGTTCGTATTTGACTTTAACCATAATAAAATCAAGATTCTAGCAAAAGCATATCTGTATGGTGTTGGAATAAAGGAGGTTTATGGAAATGGAAGAACTGCTTCAAACGTACCACTTAAATGAAAACAATTTCAATTGGGATAAAAACCGGTTCATACAAGCATGGCTGATTATGAACACGATACGTGTATTTGAAGATAAAAGCATTCAAATTTACAAAAAAGGACTCATGGGTGGATCACTACACTCATCTATTGGCCAAGAAGCTGTAGCAGCTGGAGTTTGTATGAATTTGAACAAAGACGATTATATTTCCATTACGTATCGGGGACGTGGTCAAGCATTAGCAAAAGGGGCCGAACCTTTTCAATTATTTTCTGAAATTTTAGGGAAGAAGACAGGCTATTGCAAAGGAAAAGGGGGCCCCATGCATATTACATCTCAAGAGCTTGGAATATTAGTAGCGAATGGCATCGTCGGTGCAGGTATTCCAATTGCTGTCGGAGCAGGTTTATCCATCAAAACGTTGAAAAAGAATCAAGTTTCTGTTGCGTTTTTCGGTGATGGGGCGACAAACCAGGGGGCATTTCATGAAGCTCTAAATTTGGCTGCGATCTATAAACTGCCGGTCGTTTTCGTTTGCGAAAACAATCTATATTCAGAAATGACGCCAATTAAAAATGCTGTATTAAATGAGCATTTAGCAGAAAGAGGACTGGCCTATCGCATTCCGTCGATCATCGTGAATGGAAATGATGTGCGAGCTGTATATGAGGTTGCAAAACAAGCTGTGGAACGGGCGCGTTCAGGTGAAGGGCCTACCTTTATAGAAGCCAAAACTTATAGATTGTTAGGACATATGATCGGTGATGCGGAGACGTACCGAACAAAAGAAGAAGTGGAGGAATGGAGACAAAAAGAACCGATCAGATATTTTCGGGATGTATGCTTAAAACAAAATGTATTGAACGAAAAAGAATTAGATGAAATACAACAACAAGTCATACAAGAAATTGACATTGCATATGAACGTGCGATGAAATCTGAAGAACCTGAAATGGAGGAGATCTTTAATGATGTCTACTAATAGAATCATCAGTTATGCCCAAGCAATCAATGAAGCTCTTAAAGAAGAAATGGCATTAGATGATAGAGTAGTCCTTTTAGGGGAAGATATTGGTTCATATGGCGGCGTTTTTAAGGTGACAAAAGGTTTGTTTGATGAATTTGGAAAAGAACGAGTCATCGATACACCTATCTCTGAAACCGGATTTATCGGAGCAGGAGTTGGGGCAGCGATGACGGGGTTAAAGCCGGTCATTGAGATTATGTGGATTGATTTTTCGCTAGTAGCGATGGATCAAATTATTAATCAGGCAGCGAAAATGGCCTATATGTCTGGAGGACAAACGAGCGTTCCGATGGTAATACGTACACAAGGCGGCGGGGGAAGAGGAAATGGCGCCCAGCATTCGCAAAGCCTTGAAACATTATTTGCACATATTCCGGGGCTCAAAGTCGTTGCACCTTCTACCCCTTATGATGCGAAAGGATTATTGAAATCATCCATCCGGGAAGGAAGTCCGGTCATATTTATTGAACATAAAATGCTTTACTCTCAAAAAGGAGAAGTTCCGGAAGAGGAATACACGATTCCTTTAGGAAAGGCAGATATTAAAAGGTCTGGAAAGGATGTTACGATTGTTACGCTGTCAAGAATGGTACAGTTTTCGCTTGAAGCTGCAAAAGAATTAGAAAAAGAAGGAATCGATGCTGAAGTAATTGATTTGCGTACTCTTGTTCCTCTAGATATAGAAACAGTTAAGGAGTCAGTAAAAAAGACGAACCGATTAGTTGTTGTGCATGAAGCGACTCGTTCTTACGGCTGGGGAGCTGAAATTGCTGCCAGAATTCAAGAGGAGGCTTTTGATGATCTGGATGCACCGGTACAAAGAGTGGGGGCGGAAGATGTTCCTGTTCCATATAACTTAAATTTAGAAAAAGAAATGCTCCCGCAAACGAAAGATATCATTCAAGGAGTAAAAAAATCTTTGTATTTACAATTGGAAACAGTGTAATGGCACAGTACAACAATTATTTGAAAGCATTTCTGATAAATAATTGCAATTTATATACACAAAAAGATGCTATCTATGTGTTATGACGAAGGAGGAAAAAAGGTGCGGCAGGAAATTGTACTTCCTAAATTGGATTCATCAATGGAAGAGGCTCGCATAGTTTCATGGGAGGTCAAAATTGGTGATACCATTAAAATAGATGACCCAATTTTAATTGTAGAAACTGAAAAATCCAGTCTTGAGGTTGAATCAGAAGTAGAGGGAACGTTAGAAGAAATTGTTGTGGATGAGGGTGAAACTGTACCAGTAGGAACTGTTCTTGCATATGTATCGAGTGGTAAACATTCCACCGATCAAAAAGGCAGCTCCGATCATAATCCTGTAAAAGAAGAGAACATTTCACCAGGAAAGACTGAAAGAATCCGAGTTTCTCCAGCAGCTAGAAGACTTGCAAAGCAACGCGGAGTAGATCTAACCAAAATTAAAGGTTCGGGACCTAGGGGAAGAGTGATTCTGAAAGATGTGGCGGAAGCTGCTGCAAATGTAGTGAATCAAAGTGTTAAAACAGAAAATAAAGTCATAGCATCGATACATGCTAAAGGGAAAAGGGTTAACCTTACAAGTATGAGAAAAACGATTGCGCAGCGAATGACCGCAAGCTTTATGAATGTTCCTCAATTCCAAATCAAGAAAAGAGTCGATGTATCATCCATCGTGCAATTGCGGCAGGCAGTAGTTTCAAGCATTGAACATTCGGCAGGCGTTCGTTTATCATTTAATGATTTTCTCATACAGGCGGTGGCTTTAACACTGAAGAAATTCCCGAGGGTAAATGCCTCATTCATAGATTCTGAAGGAGATCCTTATATTTTGGAGCATGAAGATATTAATATTGGTCTAGCGGTTGCTATTGATGACGGTCTAGTTGTTCCCGTCATCCATCAGGCAGATCAATTGTCCTTAATCGAGATTGCAGAAAAAAGAACAAAATTGGTTGAGAAAGTGAGAAAAGGCTTATTGAAGCCTGAAGAAATGCGTGGAGGAACCTTCACAATCTCCAATCTTGGCTCAGTTGGAGTTGACGAGTTTGTGGCAATCGTAAATCCTCCTGAAACCGGCATCTTAGCAGTTGGAAATATAATAGAACATCCTGTTTTAACGAATCGTTATGAAACTGAGATAAAGCCGATGATCACATTAAATGCTTCATTTGATCATCGTACAATTGATGGCGCCTACGGTGGAAGATTTATCGCTCAATTATGTGATCAGCTGCAATCAGGTCAATGGAATATCTTTTCAACAGCAAGATCATGAAATCTTTAGGAAGAAAAGGACTTATTTTTATCATGCTTATAACGTTGCCGTGATAAGCATTCGAACATTAAAACAATTTTTTCGGAGAAGGACATAAAGCAAAGCTTTTAATCATGTTATCTTTGACATTGATCTGAGGAATAGGTGCTGGTGCACATCGAAAATATTGTCTGAAGATTTAGAATGAATAGACATAATTTTCAACTTGATAGAAACATATAATAAGATTTCCGTCCATCTCCTTTTTTATAAACCAAGGGCAGCAGGTTTTATAAGCAGTACCGGAGGCAGTACCAGAGTATCACTCATTTTTGAAAATAAGCTTGCTTGAAAAATTGAAACAAATGACGGAGTTTTAGATGGAGTCTCCTCCATCCTCCGCCATTTATATTTTTAGGCGGTAACTAAAAAACAAGTGAGAACTGATTCATCAATGTCTGTATCAAAGAGTTTCAAAAATTCAGAACAACTTGAATTTTCACGAGAAGCTTTTTCTCCAAAATAATGTTCGCATGATAGGAGAGTGTAAAAATGGGCAATATGAACAAAATAACCGATACCCTTCAGCGTCCTCTCCGTGATTTGCGCATTTCAGTTACTGATCGGTGTAATTTTCGCTGCCGCTATTGTATGCCAGCGGAGATTTTTGGTCCTTATTTTCAATTTCTCAAAAATGATCAGTTGCTCAGTTTTGAGGAAATAACTCGACTGGCTCGCATTTTTGCCTCACTTGGCGTCGAGAAAATTCGCCTATCAGGGGGAGAGCCGTTGCTGCGCAAAGAGCTGCCGAAGTTAATTGAAATGCTCGGTTCTATAGAGGGTATTTCTGACATTGCTTTGACTACGAACGGTTCTCTTCTTGCCAAACATTCGAAAGCGTTAAAGGACGCTGGTCTTCACCGTGTCAACGTTAGTTTGGACAGCTTAGATGATAAAGTTTTTCGTCAAATGAACGGCGGCCGCTGTGACGTCAAAACAGTTCTTGAAGGGATTGAAGCGGCCGCAATGGCAGGTATGAAGGTGAAAGTGAATATGGTCGTGCAAAAGGGGATCAATGATCAGGATATTGTGCCCATGGCGCGTCACTTCCGTGGAACCGGACATGTTTTACGCTTTATTGAATTTATGGATGTAGGAAATAGCAACGGCTGGAATCTAACACAAGTGGT contains:
- a CDS encoding cyclic pyranopterin phosphate synthase (product_source=KO:K03639; cath_funfam=3.20.20.70; cog=COG2896; ko=KO:K03639; pfam=PF04055,PF06463; superfamily=102114; tigrfam=TIGR02666), translated to MLRKELPKLIEMLGSIEGISDIALTTNGSLLAKHSKALKDAGLHRVNVSLDSLDDKVFRQMNGGRCDVKTVLEGIEAAAMAGMKVKVNMVVQKGINDQDIVPMARHFRGTGHVLRFIEFMDVGNSNGWNLTQVVSKQEIFERVNAEMPLEPIPSNYFGEVASRYRYRGTNEEIGIISSVTDSFCSTCTRARLSADGNLYTCLFASQGTDLRAQLRSGAKDEEIKNLIQDVWNRRADRYSEERFNNTTMPNKKKIEMYYIGG
- a CDS encoding pyruvate dehydrogenase E1 component beta subunit (product_source=KO:K00162; cath_funfam=3.40.50.920,3.40.50.970; cog=COG0022; ko=KO:K00162; pfam=PF02779,PF02780; superfamily=52518,52922); protein product: MSTNRIISYAQAINEALKEEMALDDRVVLLGEDIGSYGGVFKVTKGLFDEFGKERVIDTPISETGFIGAGVGAAMTGLKPVIEIMWIDFSLVAMDQIINQAAKMAYMSGGQTSVPMVIRTQGGGGRGNGAQHSQSLETLFAHIPGLKVVAPSTPYDAKGLLKSSIREGSPVIFIEHKMLYSQKGEVPEEEYTIPLGKADIKRSGKDVTIVTLSRMVQFSLEAAKELEKEGIDAEVIDLRTLVPLDIETVKESVKKTNRLVVVHEATRSYGWGAEIAARIQEEAFDDLDAPVQRVGAEDVPVPYNLNLEKEMLPQTKDIIQGVKKSLYLQLETV
- a CDS encoding pyruvate dehydrogenase E1 component alpha subunit (product_source=KO:K00161; cath_funfam=3.40.50.970; cog=COG1071; ko=KO:K00161; pfam=PF00676; superfamily=52518) gives rise to the protein MEELLQTYHLNENNFNWDKNRFIQAWLIMNTIRVFEDKSIQIYKKGLMGGSLHSSIGQEAVAAGVCMNLNKDDYISITYRGRGQALAKGAEPFQLFSEILGKKTGYCKGKGGPMHITSQELGILVANGIVGAGIPIAVGAGLSIKTLKKNQVSVAFFGDGATNQGAFHEALNLAAIYKLPVVFVCENNLYSEMTPIKNAVLNEHLAERGLAYRIPSIIVNGNDVRAVYEVAKQAVERARSGEGPTFIEAKTYRLLGHMIGDAETYRTKEEVEEWRQKEPIRYFRDVCLKQNVLNEKELDEIQQQVIQEIDIAYERAMKSEEPEMEEIFNDVY
- a CDS encoding pyruvate dehydrogenase E2 component (dihydrolipoamide acetyltransferase) (product_source=KO:K00627; cath_funfam=2.40.50.100,3.30.559.10,4.10.320.10; cog=COG0508; ko=KO:K00627; pfam=PF00198,PF00364,PF02817; superfamily=47005,51230,52777); translated protein: MRQEIVLPKLDSSMEEARIVSWEVKIGDTIKIDDPILIVETEKSSLEVESEVEGTLEEIVVDEGETVPVGTVLAYVSSGKHSTDQKGSSDHNPVKEENISPGKTERIRVSPAARRLAKQRGVDLTKIKGSGPRGRVILKDVAEAAANVVNQSVKTENKVIASIHAKGKRVNLTSMRKTIAQRMTASFMNVPQFQIKKRVDVSSIVQLRQAVVSSIEHSAGVRLSFNDFLIQAVALTLKKFPRVNASFIDSEGDPYILEHEDINIGLAVAIDDGLVVPVIHQADQLSLIEIAEKRTKLVEKVRKGLLKPEEMRGGTFTISNLGSVGVDEFVAIVNPPETGILAVGNIIEHPVLTNRYETEIKPMITLNASFDHRTIDGAYGGRFIAQLCDQLQSGQWNIFSTARS